Genomic segment of Apium graveolens strain L.+W99A mitochondrion, complete genome:
TATCGCAACTAAAAAAAAAATGAAATGAATTAAGGAAGAAGGCATTAGCATTAGAAAGACTACAGAGGCATTCCGGGCCGACTACAAGACTACGACTACAATACAAGTCATGAGCGATAGCGAAGCCAAGTCGGAGAGGCTTTTTTATGTCGAAAGCCCCAAAACTAGCTCTATCTTATAGCAGACAACTAACGCAAGCCTAAAAAACGAATCTCATAAGTAAAGGCCTGTTCGCATCGCAACTAATAGAAAAAACAACTACTAGACTAGACTAGTAGTTGAGTGCTCCTTGTTGTTCGGATCTTGACCGGGTCCGAGCTTCCCAAGCTCTATGCTGTTGGGGAACTCTGCAAGGGTCTTACCACCTTCTTGATTGACTATATTTGAGTCTTTGGAGTACTTTGGGATTATATTCCGCGCCGAGGATTTGTGCTTGTGGGCCGGGGTGAATATTGCAGACCAGCGGAGCTGGTGGTCGACAATCGTTCGGACTTGGTAAAGATTGTCGCGGCACCTGTAGTAGGACAGAGGACTTATCGCGATGCCCGCGGACCAATTTACGATGTCTCCGTCGCTGACGTTCGTCAAGCAGGCCGCGTGGATTGGCCAGGGTCTTCTTCGGCTAATGAGACCTCGATCCCGAAGCCTTCGGAGTATCTTTTTGATAGGCGCCTCTATTTGTATGGGGAATTCGCTGCTGATAGATCTCGCCCAGTGTCCCCCTCCTTCCCCCGCCGCCTTCCGACTCGCGGGAGTATACAATGACAGCTTCCGAACACTCATGACCGATCGTGAGACTGCCTGTTGAACGTCCGAGGGCACCTTGCTTTGACCTGAGCTATGCAACAACGAGATCCCCCTTGATTCTTGCCGGATGTGCTTGACGGCCCCCCATAATACGCTCACTTGGGGACTTCTTACTCCAGCTGTTCCAAGAGTCTCCGCTAGTTGAACCGCGTCCAGTAGACTCCCTGTTCCGCTCATCCCCTTCGTCAGCTCTTTGATCGGGATACTATTACCTAGGTTCCTAAACTTGGAATGGATGGCGGAGCGTAGGCGGCAAGCAGTTATATGGATACGGTGCTTTACCCGTAGACGCTTCTCCAGCTCTCGCAAGAGTTGTATGGGAGTCGTCCTCGGAGGGACTTCCCGAATGACCGCACCGAGGAATTCTATCGTACTCCGTGCAGCTATTGTTGTTGATCCTGCAGAGCCTACCCAAAGGTTCAGGCCGGATTGTAGGAAGTGGGCGATCCGTTTTTGTATTTCTATGAGAAGCTCTACGGCACCCACGATTCCCAGCAGTAAGTCGTCGGCATATCGCGCGTAACAAATCCTTATTAAGTAATGGCTTTTTAAGGGGGCCAGCTTACGGGCCAGGCCTCTCTCTGACCTGATAACTAGTATCGCCTCCCTGCCTGGCTCTATCAGCAGGCTCTTTCTTTTGCAATACTTAAAAAAGTCTCTCATGGCCAAATTATTATTACAGCGTTCTCTACCATAGAATTCGGCCTTCGGGGTCAACCCGGCGGCTTCTATGAGGAAGGCGGCGCAAAGGAGGCTCGAGGGCTTGTTAAGGAGGGCGGCAAGGGCCGACGAAGGGGGGAAAACGAAAGGCGTTTTCTGGTCCCCCCTGAGCCGGGGGGTGCTTGTGGGGGGGGTGTGCCACGACGAAACAAGGGAATGAAAGGCCGCTTTGCGTTGGATGCTCTTTACCCTCCCCACAATGAAGGCTCTGTTGTCTTGGGGAGCGTTGAAGCTTGTTTCTTCTCCAGAGTTTTCTTGGTCATCAATACGACCTGTCTTTAATAGAACCGATCTGATTCTCTGAACAATCGGAATTTCGTACTTCTGTCGGATCCTCCCTATCTCCTGATCGAGCTTGTGTAGGTAGATGTTGCCTGGTAGGGCCGATAGTAATACACTGTGTGGGACGGAGTAAGGGCCCTTCTCACCTCCTACGAGTCGTCCGGCGGAAAAGACTTTCTGAATGGGGTAAAAGAACTTGGGATCGTCGATCTCTTCCTTAAAGATTGGGATGAGTCGATGTCGGTCGATGGTGTGAAAACACTTCCTGATGTCGAATTCCAAAAACCAGCGAGAGGTTCCCCACTCTCCTTTGATCCGTCTTAGGGCCGAGTGGCAGCCTCGACCCGAGCGGAAGTGCGATGTGTCTGGAAACTCGGGATCGTAAATGGATTCGAGTACCATTCTGATCGCCTCTTTCATGATCCTTTCTATAGGTAGAACTACTGTGAGCGGTCTAAACTTCGACCCTTATTTATTTATTCTTATTGTAAAGGGGAGCAAAGCCCGTTTTTTGCTCCCTCTATTGATAAGGGCCCTCCTGCCGTCGTTTCAGTGACTCATAGGGCTTCCCTCAGCTCGGTCTTTTTGGTTCTTGAGAATGGTCGCCATCTCTCCCAGGACCAGAATGATTATCCCTGCCCGATGGGTCTACATCCATCCCTGAATGTCGTCGGGTACTGTTAACTTCCCCGCCATTCTTGTAACTGTCACCTGTAATCCGCGCAGGTGTGTCCGCACCCCCCTGAGTGGACGAGAAAGAAAGGATTTATCGGAGCAACCCCCCAGGTTCCGGGCCCAGGAGTCAACTTTCCCGTATGAGCATTCGGTACATGTATCAGTCCGTGGAAGAGTGAAAGGGTCACCACTACTGAGGATCTCCCCCCCTAATCTTAGATAGGTCGTCTGAGGGTTCGCCGCGGTTCATTGCTGTGCTTACACACTAGGCTGCCCTTTTCCGAAAGCTCCGCGGGACCACCTACCACTAGTCTTCGGCCGGAGGGGTTTATTGCACAAAAACGCCGGGACGCAGGGGCTGCTCCCGAAGAGGGAAGCCCAACGAATGTCAGATGCAAAGCCCCGCACCTCATTAAGATCATATTGGCATACTCTCCCAAAAAAGAAAGAGCAGACCCCATTGAAGACGAGAGTGAGGTACAATAAGGCCATTTCTGCCCACCGCCCTTCTCACGGAGCCGTACGTGGACGTTACCGCTCATACAGCTCCCAGCCAGCAAGCAGTTAGCCTTCCTCTACAAGGAATGGAAGTGTGGATGAATCGACATCAAATAGAGGAATTCGGTTTTTCTTTTCAGCAATAACATGATAAGAGCATCCCTTTCACAAAAAACTACAGACCCCCTATTCTGCCACTTCAGCACCTTGTGATCTTTGAGAAGATCATTACGGGCCCTCTCCTAGAATGTTTTTGTATATTCAAAAAATTACATGGTGGATCAGGACGAGAATGAATCCGGGAATCCAGGACATACTCATCCTGGAGCTTATGCTCTCCTCTGGAGAGGGAGTTTTTATAGAGGGAGAGGTGAGTCGAGGGCAGCCTCCCGCTTGACCTATTTTTCGGAATCGGAGGAAGATCTCTCATCTCATCTGATGACCCTGAACAAGAAGGAGCTGCTCTCGATGTGAGATCAGCAGCAAAAGAAAGAAGAGAAATTGGGCCATCTTTCCCGAGAGAGGCCGCCCTCTCTCAGGGCAGCAGTCTTCTATTTTTAGTCAACTGCTCTCTCTATGATGAGCTTCCCTGTTTCCTGGGCTCTACTCGCCCGCCTACGCTCCGACCCAAGCAAGAATTGAAAAACGATGTTTCCTTTGATATTCGACGAGAAGTCTTCGACTTACCCGCATTAAGATTTCAAACTTGTCGTCAAAAAAATGGAAATAGTGAATCAAGATCTAGATGGATCCCTATCTTTATCTCTATCCACGGAGATACCTATCTATATGGATATGTGGAGAGAGATCTATCTATGAATCGATCTAGACTATCCTCTATCCGGATAGATATGTCCCTATGAGCGACTACGCCGATCCGATCTTTATATGTTTTGGCCACGTCCGTTTCCGCTCCGAAGAAGAAGGTTTGGATCTTTCAATCTTATGTCGTGAGGGATGTGACCTATGTTAGGTCCATAAGATACCACAGCTTTTAGTGTTCTATGATTCACCTCCGAATAATGAGTAGGCAGTTCGATTCTTTTTCTTTTTCTCTTCATAGTAAACTGATGGGGGGGTGCGGAGCAATAGGTCGAATTACTATATAAAGAAGAGTTGTAAACTATAGGACTTCTTGTTCGGGTAGGAAGATTTCGGTTTTTCTCGTTCCTTCTCTTCGATAAGAATAGGGATTTGAAATGATACAAATTCCTCTTCATTCTGTTGTGCTCAGCGAAAGAACTGCCTAAGCATACTTTTATGGATCCAAACTTCTTTGTTCTTTCTAAGTCTTCTTCTTGCATAGAAGAACGCAACTGTTGCAAAAACCGGTCTTTTAGTAGTAGGCGGCATCCCCTCTTAGTTTTGAGTAGGCGGAACCATTCTGTTTTGGTTCTTCTCCACATTCTTACCGGGTGATCCCGGAATTTGCCTATTATTTTTTCAACTGAGATTTCGATATAGAAGGATCTCCTTATTTCTTCACCGCGGGCTCTCGCGTCATTTTCAAGAAAAGATATTATATCACCGCGGGACACTTTAAAATGAGTAATGCTTACCATTCCATTAT
This window contains:
- the matR gene encoding maturase, with translation MKEAIRMVLESIYDPEFPDTSHFRSGRGCHSALRRIKGEWGTSRWFLEFDIRKCFHTIDRHRLIPIFKEEIDDPKFFYPIQKVFSAGRLVGGEKGPYSVPHSVLLSALPGNIYLHKLDQEIGRIRQKYEIPIVQRIRSVLLKTGRIDDQENSGEETSFNAPQDNRAFIVGRVKSIQRKAAFHSLVSSWHTPPTSTPRLRGDQKTPFVFPPSSALAALLNKPSSLLCAAFLIEAAGLTPKAEFYGRERCNNNLAMRDFFKYCKRKSLLIEPGREAILVIRSERGLARKLAPLKSHYLIRICYARYADDLLLGIVGAVELLIEIQKRIAHFLQSGLNLWVGSAGSTTIAARSTIEFLGAVIREVPPRTTPIQLLRELEKRLRVKHRIHITACRLRSAIHSKFRNLGNSIPIKELTKGMSGTGSLLDAVQLAETLGTAGVRSPQVSVLWGAVKHIRQESRGISLLHSSGQSKVPSDVQQAVSRSVMSVRKLSLYTPASRKAAGEGGGHWARSISSEFPIQIEAPIKKILRRLRDRGLISRRRPWPIHAACLTNVSDGDIVNWSAGIAISPLSYYRCRDNLYQVRTIVDHQLRWSAIFTPAHKHKSSARNIIPKYSKDSNIVNQEGGKTLAEFPNSIELGKLGPGQDPNNKEHSTTSLV
- the orf108a gene encoding hypothetical protein; translated protein: MSGNVHVRLREKGGGQKWPYCTSLSSSMGSALSFLGEYANMILMRCGALHLTFVGLPSSGAAPASRRFCAINPSGRRLVVGGPAELSEKGSLVCKHSNEPRRTLRRPI
- the orf276a gene encoding hypothetical protein; this encodes MHRGRERTSYIPFLLNPETRSDVIPVRLRFRETIPQARQPISHRKVCVNNGMVSITHFKVSRGDIISFLENDARARGEEIRRSFYIEISVEKIIGKFRDHPVRMWRRTKTEWFRLLKTKRGCRLLLKDRFLQQLRSSMQEEDLERTKKFGSIKVCLGSSFAEHNRMKRNLYHFKSLFLSKRRNEKNRNLPTRTRSPIVYNSSLYSNSTYCSAPPHQFTMKRKRKRIELPTHYSEVNHRTLKAVVSYGPNIGHIPHDIRLKDPNLLLRSGNGRGQNI